In the genome of Myripristis murdjan chromosome 21, fMyrMur1.1, whole genome shotgun sequence, the window ACGGTCTTTACCGTCATAGTGAGGGAACTCCAGGCCCTTCTCAGCCGGTGCCAGATGCACAAGGCTCAGGCAAGGGAGCAGGAACAACCACAGGGAGCGCATGGTCCACGGCTGCCACACACCCCCAAAAGTCACAGAGTAAAATGTATAGACTTGTACAGTGGGAAAGGTCACCAAAGTCCTGCGAAAGGGTAGGAAAATGTAGGAAATGCTACAGAAGGGTGCAGAGATACAGTTTGGTCCGTCAGTAGGAGGTCTCCTCAAGCTGTCTCCTGAAGTCCAACTTGTAAAATCATGTGCAGGACCCAGCAACCATGTCCCACTCTTTCATGCCTTAGCTCCCTCTCTCCAGAAGGGACAAAGGGGAAAGAAGAGCACCGTCAGGCCTGTAAGGGACTGGGGGGCTGGATACCGTACATAGCAGCACGCCTCTCCCCCTACCCGTGCAGGACAGGCCCATTTTTAGGAGACCAGTTGTTTGAAGGCTAAAAATAAAGAAGccaatgagaaagagagagagagaggagaggataagAGTGGCGCTTGATAGCAGCTTGTGGGCCCCTAAAGCACAATTTGTGATGTCACTCTTATAGGCACCTAGTGAGATAGCAGGACGAAACTGAGCCCCAGAGATTCGGGGGGTTCAGTTATTTTGAGGTGTGTTCATCTGCAGGAGCAGCAAGCGAAGCAGACGTCTGGTTTGGAGATAGAGTGGAAAATGGTGATGTATTTTAAGTTGCAGCTCACGGGACAATCTGCCAACAGGTGTGCAAAGGGCAACTGGATTAATATATGCACCGTAGAGTGTAGAAGTGACTGTGGCTGTTCTGCAGATGTTCTCCAATGAGTTTAGCAAGTGTAATGCATTATCTGGACAGAGGTCAGACACTATTAATTTATATGCAATAATATTTCTTATGAGTTTGTTCCATAGGGATAGTTGCcatgcagtgaaatgcaacaactggcattcattttaaagtcattttggTACACTCTAGAGCAACTTGTGAAAACCCTTGCATTGGGAGGTGAACTAGTCCTGTATTTGTAAGTGTAATTAAATCTAACATTTCAAAAATTAGACACTTCCTTCTTTCGGCCTGAAGCATTTTGAGCTCTCTATAAACACCACCtaatgcctgcatgtgtgtggaggCAACTGATGCCCGGTCTGGCACCAACGTTTCtttgtggcttttattttgagcCAAGCTGAAACAGTAACTTGATCTTCTAACTCGTTCATTGTTACTTTGGCTGCAATGGAGCAGCCAGGGCTTACAGTGCATTGTGGTGCTCTGAATGTAAATCACTTCTACTGTAAGCTGCTTGTTGCACTAGACTTTACCTCAATTTCACTGATGGCTCTATTGGATGTCTATGCTCCTAAACTCCTGATTATTTGGTACATAATTATTACACTCATGAAAGAAACTTCACCTGgttcaaaatgaatgaggaaggCACAAATTAGGACATATATGATTAATAAGTGGaggaaagttgatgttttttgagtGCATTGGTACATTCTCTAATTCGAGTACATGCCCCATCTAAATTACCTCTTGTAAAATTGGAACCTTTTATCAAATTCAATCTAGGCAGGCCATAATTGATCTTGTGGATTTATTTTAGTAGCTCTAAAAAAACCTCctgccaacaaagaaccaacTTCTTAATGCCATAACAGTCTATAGAGTGTatattcagttttttgtttttgtgttttagatACATAATGGTTGCTCTTCATAATCCTGCAGAATTTCATGCAACACTTCCAACACTTGgcctgatgttttgttttttttttcctctcaaaattTTGAATCAGAATTGAATGCTTCGCCTTCTTTGCTCAACAGGATGTGTACGATCTAACTGAGCATAGAGATGGAGACGTGTGGGTCATGGCCTTTTTCTTCCttatctctttctttccaaACCTACAGACTCACAGATCTTACACTGACTTACCCATAAATTAATTCTCACATTTACCCTTTTCAGTatacacagagcagcagctgcacttcTATTTTTACATCTCTCATTAGCCTTCTTCTCATCTCTGAATCCTCCGCCCCCTTGCACTTTTCTGAGTCTGTCTGACTTGTGTTCCTTTGCAACATGGGAAGGGGATTGTGCTGCCCTCCGCAGGTAGAAGAATGTACGTTCTGCCAAGCCATAACCCGCTCAGAGATAATACCTTCCCTAATCCTCTAAGTAGATCCTATTGCATGATGCTGATGGATCAAAGATGGTGCTCCACCACAACTTAGATTCACAATGTTGACCAAGCTTGTTTATTTTGATTACAAATTTGACTGGCATAACCAACATTCACAATTCGTCAATGTGAGGTGGACAGATGGAAAAAAGACAGTTTTGATGACCTGtgatgttgatgctgatgataaCAGTGATGACATTCTCTGTGCCACGTTATCTGTGTTTATCTTAGCTGGCAGTGGTGTTGCCGATGATATGAATCTGTTTAATCTCAGCAGTCCAGTCCTCCTCAATGTATGTGTGGTACGGGTCGTTGGAGTGCTCCCTCCTCTTGGATTTGACTGTGCTCACCAGGATGGCCACgatgatgaaagaaaacatGCCGATCATCACTGCCAGGTACCAGATCACGTTCCTGAAGTTCTCCTCAGCCAGTGTCTTGTCCAGGGCGTTTGCTGCGGCTGAGATATTTTGCCTCCAGTTGTTGAGGTAATGACTCAAGGCACTGGTCAAGGAATCCTCCAGGTGAAAGGTCAGGTTGGACCAATCAGACATGCTTATCTAGTACAAGGGACAAGAAAAATTGCCCTTTTCATTTGATccagtgtttgcatttttttagaACAAATTAAGACAAATTCCAGTTGCCTAAAATGCAAAAAACCTTATTTAATTTACAACAAATGTTAACTGACACATACTCTTCTACAGCCAAGGAAGCAAAAGTTAAAAAGTCAACTTCTAGATTTCTGTCCAATCATTGCCCAAACCTAACAAAACGCACACAGATATGATATGTTCTTAAGTTTTCTAATTCATACCAAcctttttcctgtctctgaTTGTGTAGAAAACGCAGGTCCCTAAGAGAACAGAACAAAGTGTGAGACGCTGTCAGCAGAGAGCAAGGTGGTCAAATATCAAACAGGAACACAGTGAGACGCTGCTCatatttaatttgcattttatctttttctgtttgcatgaGAAATTGGttttgtgagagtgtgtgtgtgtgtgtgtgtgtgtgagagagagagagagaggtgggtgaCCTTGAAAATGCATGTTGTTTAGTTAGTCAGATAAAGAAATGAGTGTGTTGGAAGTCAGTTTGACCCTGACACCcaaccataaacacacacacacacacacacacacacacacaccttgaacTACAAAATGATAGCACGGGCCAAGAATAGTAGGCAAAAAGAAACAGTAGTGACAGTTAAGTGTAACAGTTGCATTGTACTTCACACTAGATGGCAGTAAAGCACAATGCATATCACTTCCACACTGGGAGTTACATTTGTTCATTAAAATAAGTGTTAATGTGTCccaataatgtattttttttccccctccgcTAACAAATACTTCATTGTTTGCCTTGCGGCTGTGTAAACAACCAGAGCTGTGGTATTTGGTCAAGATGGGCCTGACTTCTAAGTCATGCGATACAGCATTTACCCTGCGGGAAAACTGTCTCTTGCCTTGCCCACCTCCAGAGACGACCGGGGtccagcagcaaaacagcaccCCTAGAGTCACTGGGGGTTCGGCGTCTTGCCAAAGATAATCCAGTGGAGTGGATGCTGGCAGAAATGAGGCCTTGTAATCAGATGCTTTGGATAAAAAGGGTGGCGTCCCAACTCACCGAGCCACTCTGCTGGATTTCATCACTCCCACTACTCCTGATCATTCCCAGATCATTTATGTTTAGCTGTGGAGGGCCATTGGGTTGACTCTCCCCccctgcaaaatgaaacatggtGAAGTGGAACATTATGCAcaaagagcacaaacacacagaggcagacagacagatgcaaacacacacacacacacacacacacagaaatggaaCTCACAATGAGCTGGTGACTGGTAAAATTCCGTAGCCCGCAGGAGTGGTGGAGAGACGACAGAAGTGGCAAGGGGAGAGCACGTGCAGCAAAACATTAATCCACCAGTGATCGACCTGGCACAATTTCCGATCCTTTGGGGGAAAAATTGACAAAAGTTAAGcacagaaagaagagagtgaTCTCTAGATTTCAAATTGCTAATCCATTGTTTTGCCTTTTATGTTAATGAACTCTGCTTCTATTAGTACGTGAGACTAcggaaaaagtaaaatattctGACCTCTCTATCGAACTCAATCTGTCTCATAAAATATGATATTCAGTTTTCAATAACTCCACCTGAATGACTTTAACTTAAGTATTTTAGTAATAATCAAGTATTTTacaacttttattcatttttttttttaaagatcagcTCATTCTCAGCAGTTTCTCTCTTGGTTCAGCATGATGTGGGGAAAATTAATACACAACTTTTCTGGAAATGAGCTGACAAGAGCGCAACCATAACATCTGGTAATTTTTACAACAGGGGCACTGTATTGCCTAACTAACTTTGTTGTCCTCCAGAGATCATGTTTGCATAAGTTTTGCAGAGCAGCGAGATCAGATGGCGCAGCAGACAAATCCTTTGTTCAGAAGAGGTTGAAATACCCTGATGGGATGGCAGTCAGATAAACATGAAAGCCACAAAATTTGcaattaaagtaaaagtaaaaatacatattCAATATAATGTCCTTGTGTTTCAGGGCTAAAAACATTCCAGCTTTGAAGCGTTattcacttgtttattttttccatccatgtatttatttatttatttatctatttatttatgctttagCTAGCTATTCAAAGTTGGAAAGTTAATAATCTTCAGTACAGATCATGTGTTCTGTGTGATTTACAGCTTCTTTTAGGTTCTTTGATTAATCTAATTGAGTAGAACatctaatatttattttaaatggttGTTGAATGTATGCACAAAAGCTTAGAGTAAAACTACCTTAAAAATGTACTTGAGCACAGCTCTAGCCTTGGGGTGTAAACATACTAAGGATAGCAAAGCTGTGACTGAAACGGCCAGAGGCGTTCTGATATCATCGCTGGATTAAAAACAAAGGGTCAAGGGCTGACCAGAAAAGCAGAGAAACCTGGAGGCAGGGCTGCCATATGCAAAAGAGAGACACCGAGCAGGGCCACTGGAGCCAGTGAATTATGAGCATCCTGATAAAGTCATATGTTACATAAAGTCTCAAatgaacactcacacacacacttcatataCCACTTAtttatgcacatgcaaacataaacacacaggcatatAGTGTGCGTGGTGTTACCTAACATGTCTGGGGGGATGGAGGGTGCCACTCATAAAGCATAAACAGCATAAACAGTTCACGCTCTCATGGTTACACAGCTCCAGGACTCCCGGGGGTTACTTCATTACATGATTGGTCGGATAGTCTAGGTTTTCACTTACATCATAACTGTAGGTTTACATTTAGCGGTTTATGCCTTGCAGGTGGAAACATGCATCATGCAtatatgtcaaaatgtcaaatgtactTCAGAAGCATGTTTCTAATGGGAACTGCCCGCCCTCTTTCTCCCTTAGGACTGTTTAAATTGAGCAATGACACAGCAGAATTTCCACCTGCATGCACATGACACTCTCTACCTCCAGTATCACTCCCTCTGTTTGGTTCAGGTGTTGCGAGCTAATATCTCATGGAGCTGCAGCTTCTATGAAAAAGAGCTATATGGTAATACTATAACAAAATATGGTATGGTATAGTCCCTGTTTTTATAGGGCAATAACTTTGGAAAACCATGCTATGTGATGGTTTTGTATCATTGTAGTGGTGACCCATGTTCTGTACTGTTATGGTGTTTTGTACCTGACATTAGGCTCCTGGCACagtaccaccaccaccacacataCTTACcatagaaataaaacaaaacggCTGCTGGTGTATTACACAGGCTATCCAATAAGGCCACTGACACAATATGTTACCTTGTAGAATATAAGAAtattagtttttgttgttgttgttgttgt includes:
- the LOC115379859 gene encoding potassium voltage-gated channel subfamily E member 2-like; translation: MFCCTCSPLATSVVSPPLLRATEFYQSPAHWTCVFYTIRDRKKISMSDWSNLTFHLEDSLTSALSHYLNNWRQNISAAANALDKTLAEENFRNVIWYLAVMIGMFSFIIVAILVSTVKSKRREHSNDPYHTYIEEDWTAEIKQIHIIGNTTAS